The following are encoded together in the Coffea arabica cultivar ET-39 chromosome 1c, Coffea Arabica ET-39 HiFi, whole genome shotgun sequence genome:
- the LOC113729356 gene encoding protein PLASTID TRANSCRIPTIONALLY ACTIVE 16, chloroplastic-like codes for MAPALSSNSFLLNIPASQSRKTVKKQRLTAFAKKAGAGPFSGFQFGKSADDPSSREGQEDISGNSSPFKFNFGKLPDVKSFVPAVNSPASGLSLIRRKDPGTVFVADATGQAGVRIAQSLLREGFKVRAGVPDLGAAQELALLAAKYKIISNDESRRLNAVASNFNDAEAIAKAIGNASKVVVTIGPGENGPTADVTFSDALQVIQAAQLANVGHVAIIYNGSSFTASTYNVLDGITSFFGNMFARSAPLTIPEFLQKLVETDLRYTLIKTNLTEDYLPESSYNIVVSAEGSAGATDYKVSKSKIASLVAGIFSNTAVAENKVVKVFTNPAAPSKPAEELFSIIPEDGRRKAYAEALAKARKEEEATRATEKSRLAAEAAKMRKEELKKLAKQEAEAASFAEQAQERAAAAAVSVENLLSKAQGISSGLSWENLSSQLKSAVQQPAEAAKMRKEELKKLAKEEADAASFAEQAQEKAAAAGVSVESLLSKAQGISSGLSWENLSSQLKSAVQQPGEDSKVQVATVRGQVRARNLPVQKAVVKKSASLKSREVPKPKAKQPESKTEVRKVFGGLFQQETIYVDDD; via the exons ATGGCGCCAGCTCTCTCTTCAAATTCGTTTTTACTGAACATACCCGCATCCCAATCAAGAAAAACAGTCAAGAAACAAAGGCTTACTGCTTTTGCCAAAAAAGCCGGCGCTGGACCTTTTTCAGGTTTTCAGTTTGGTAAATCAGCAGATGATCCTTCTTCAAGAGAAGGCCAAGAAGATATTTCCGGCAACTCTTCCCCGTTTAAGTTCAATTTTGGCAAGTTGCCCGACGTGAAATCCTTTGTTCCTGCTGTCAACAGCCCGGCTTCAGGATTATCATTGATAAGGCGCAAGGATCCCGGAACAGTGTTCGTTGCTGATGCTACAGGCCAGGCTGGAGTACGCATTGCCCAATCACTTTTGCGGGAAGGGTTCAAAGTTAGAGCTGGAGTTCCTGACCTTGGTGCTGCCCAAGAACTAGCTCTTCTGGCTGCAAAATACAAG ATCATTTCTAATGATGAATCGCGTCGTCTCAATGCTGTTGCATCAAATTTCAATGATGCGGAAGCAATAGCAAAAGCTATAGGAAACGCTAGTAAAGTTGTCGTTACAATCGGCCCTGGAGAGAATGGTCCGACTGCAGATGTCACTTTTTCGGATGCTTTGCAAGTAATTCAAGCTGCGCAGTTGGCTAATGTTGGTCATGTGGCCATAATATATAATGGATCATCATTCACTGCGTCAACTTACAATGTGCTAGATGGCATAACATCCTTTTTCGGCAATATGTTTGCGCGGTCTGCACCATTGACGATCCCAGAGTTTCTCCAGAAGTTAGTGGAGACAGACCTTAGATACACCTTGATAAAGACTAATCTCACCGAGGATTACTTGCCAGAGAGTTCGTACAATATCGTTGTGTCGGCTGAAGGAAGTGCTGGTGCAACCGACTACAAA GTTTCCAAGTCAAAAATTGCCTCTCTAGTAGcaggaattttctcaaatactGCTGTTGCTGAGAATAAG GTTGTGAAAGTATTTACTAATCCAGCAGCACCCTCAAAGCCTGCAGAAGAACTTTTCAG CATCATCCCGGAGGATGGGAGAAGGAAGGCTTATGCAGAAGCCCTAGCAAAAGCCAGGAAAGAGGAAGAGGCTACAAGAGCAACAGAGAAATCTCGTCTAGCTGCAGAAGCAGCAAAGATGCGCAAAGAAGAGTTAAAGAAACTTGCAAAGCAGGAAGCTGAGGCTGCCAGTTTTGCAGAACAAGCCCAAGAGAGGGCGGCTGCTGCAGCAGTTTCAGTTGAAAACCTCTTAAGTAAAGCCCAAGGCATAAGCTCAGGACTATCTTGGGAAAACCTGAGCTCACAGCTGAAATCAGCTGTTCAGCAACCTGCGGAAGCAGCAAAGATGCGCAAAGAAGAGTTAAAGAAACTTGCAAAGGAGGAAGCTGATGCTGCCAGTTTTGCAGAACAAGCCCAAGAGAAGGCGGCTGCTGCAGGAGTTTCAGTTGAGAGCCTCTTAAGTAAAGCCCAAGGCATAAGCTCAGGACTATCTTGGGAAAACCTGAGCTCACAGCTGAAATCAGCTGTTCAGCAACCCGGCGAGGACTCTAAAGTGCAGGTCGCTACTGTGAGGGGTCAGGTTAGGGCTCGAAATCTGCCTGTCCAAAAAGCTGTAGTCAAAAAATCTGCTTCCTTAAAATCAAGGGAGGTTCCAAAGCCAAAGGCCAAACAACCAGAGTCCAAGACAGAGGTCAGAAAGGTTTTTGGCGGGTTGTTTCAGCAAGAAACCATTTATGTTGATGATGACTAA
- the LOC113729365 gene encoding uncharacterized protein, whose amino-acid sequence MENTTRNKKLDFPERLFHCSWLMIFCTHSLCHLFNPTYVMFFLINFAAQTSRTIKQKVMLLCKVLSVQSRWKPSSPNLNSPTKISDIVFGIAGLSKTWGYKRWYVESWWRPNTTRGYLFLDTAPTRHFPWPRSSPPFRVSEDISKYDKYYKHGRPFFIRILRVIEEIFRVESEGARWYVMGDDDTVFLIENLVEVLSRYDHRKYFYIGMPSECVISNFVNSFEMAFGGAGYALSYPLAKAVVKNMDVCIKRYSTAFASDFIMHSCIADLGVPLTRERGFHQIDLHRDISGFLSALPHTPLLTLHHIDAIDPIFPSMNRPESVAHLMKAAKVDQSRLLQQSVCYFKRSNWTFSVSWGYSVQIYEDIIPPSILHKPIATFIPWKKGANPPYMFNARPPSTNPCEAPHALFFGGVEEARANHFVTSYTQRSQRGLGTCSSSGNHSAEFISKIYVLSPMEKLEWDGSRRECCDVVQLAGMNSRGIKLRTCMKDEIVA is encoded by the exons ATGGAGAACACAACCAGAAACAAGAAACTTGATTTCCCTGAGAGACTGTTTCATTGCTCTTGGCTTATGATCTTCTGCACTCATTCCCTGTGCCATCTCTTTAATCCTACCTACGTAATGTTTTTTCTCATTAATTTTGCTGCACAAACATCTCGTACGATTAAGCAAAAGGTTATGCTTTTATGCAAGGTACTGAGCG TGCAATCAAGATGGAAACCTTCATCACCCAACCTCAACTCTCCTACCAAAATTAGCGACATTGTATTTGGAATAGCGGGTTTATCAAAAACATGGGGCTATAAGAGATGGTATGTCGAATCATGGTGGCGCCCAAACACAACCAGGGGATACCTATTCCTGGACACAGCTCCAACGCGGCACTTCCCGTGGCCGAGGTCATCTCCTCCTTTCAGAGTTTCCGAAGACATCTCTAAATATGACAAGTACTACAAACATGGAAGGCCATTTTTTATCAGAATCTTGCGCGTAATCGAAGAAATATTTCGTGTAGAAAGCGAAGGAGCGAGATGGTACGTCATGGGAGATGACGATACAGTTTTCCTGATCGAGAATTTGGTAGAGGTTTTGTCTAGATATGATCATCGAAAATATTTCTACATTGGAATGCCTTCAGAATGTGTAATTTCCAATTTTGTCAACTCTTTTGAAATGGCTTTTGGAGGAGCTGGCTATGCACTGAGCTATCCCCTGGCCAAGGCTGTGGTAAAGAACATGGATGTATGTATCAAAAGATACTCAACTGCATTTGCCAGCGACTTCATCATGCACTCCTGTATAGCTGATTTAGGCGTCCCCTTAACCAGAGAGAGGGGGTTTCATCAG ATAGATCTACACCGTGACATATCAGGGTTTCTATCAGCTCTTCCTCACACTCCTTTACTCACTCTTCACCACATTGATGCAATAGATCCCATCTTCCCCTCAATGAATCGTCCAGAATCAGTAGCACATCTCATGAAAGCTGCAAAAGTTGATCAGTCTCGACTACTGCAACAAAGCGTGTGCTATTTCAAGCGAAGCAACTGGACTTTCTCGGTATCATGGGGCTACTCAGTTCAAATTTACGAAGACATCATCCCTCCAAGCATTCTTCACAAGCCCATTGCAACGTTTATACCGTGGAAGAAGGGTGCCAATCCTCCATACATGTTTAATGCCAGACCTCCCTCTACAAATCCTTGCGAAGCCCCTCACGCTTTGTTCTTTGGTGGTGTTGAGGAAGCTAGAGCAAACCATTTTGTTACCAGTTACACCCAGAGATCCCAACGCGGGTTAGGAACGTGTTCATCAAGCGGCAACCATTCAGCTGAGTTTATCTCCAAGATTTATGTTCTTTCACCGATGGAAAAACTTGAATGG GACGGAAGCAGAAGAGAATGCTGTGATGTTGTGCAACTGGCTGGCATGAATTCTAGAGGAATTAAGCTTAGGACTTGCATGAAGGATGAGATAGTAGCCTGA
- the LOC113742773 gene encoding uncharacterized protein: MSLLRRYNLMSQTNSTELIRSQQNVAQFSNGVAKKLYKLVVISGLVLYIMYNLWPGFHCCYSFSVLTHLRPTVVGNLESSYSSGTGTNSATSISHIVFGIASTSNSWRNKRWFIESWWRPNVTRGFVFLDTFPVDLIPWPASSPPFRISENTSRYKDYDKHEMTHAIRLARIIREIINEEDQNDEDVRWYVIADDDTVIFINNLVEVLSRYDYNKYFYVGMNSECHASNYFHSFEMAFGGAGYALSYPLARALAKNLDVCIRRYPSLYGSDHIVQSCVADLGVSLTQEKGFHQIDLHSDISGLLSAHPQSPLVSLHHLKVVDPIFPSMTRNQSLNHLMKAANADESRLLQQTICYHKQNNWSFSISWGYSAQVYEAIYPPSILRLPLQTFRPWMFAKPFYILNTRIPSTKDPCQIPHVFFFYSVETITDIIGRQHLIATTYTRRRPRFLPACSSTGNHSAAHINMIRVLSPVLEMHDGVGRRRECCEVEYESRSNTTNVQIRACVEDEIIP; this comes from the exons ATGTCGCTTCTCAGGAGGTATAATCTGATGTCCCAAACCAATTCCACAGAACTGATCAGGAGTCAACAAAATGTCGCGCAATTTTCTAATGGGGTGGCTAAAAAGTTGTACAAGTTAGTGGTCATTTCCGGGTTGGTCCTGTATATCATGTATAATCTTTGGCCTGGTTTTCATTGTTGCTATTCATTCTCAGTTTTAACTCACTTGAGGCCAACAGTCGTCGGTAATTTAGAGAGCTCATACTCTTCTGGTACCGGTACTAATAGTGCTACTAGCATTAGTCATATTGTTTTTGGAATAGCGAGCACTTCGAACTCATGGAGGAACAAGAGATGGTTCATTGAATCCTGGTGGCGGCCAAATGTAACCCGAGGATTCGTGTTTCTGGATACATTCCCAGTTGATTTGATTCCATGGCCTGCTTCTTCTCCTCCCTTTCGGATTTCAGAAAACACTTCCAGATACAAAGATTACGACAAGCATGAAATGACTCACGCGATCAGATTGGCCCGGATAATCAGAGAGATTATTAACGAGGAAGATCAAAATGATGAGGATGTGAGGTGGTATGTTATAGCTGATGATGACACTGTCATATTTATCAACAATTTGGTTGAGGTTCTTTCGAGGTATGATTACAACAAGTACTTCTATGTTGGGATGAATTCAGAATGTCATGCATCCAATTATTTTCACTCGTTTGAGATGGCATTTGGTGGAGCTGGATATGCTTTGAGTTACCCTCTTGCAAGGGCTTTGGCTAAGAACTTGGATGTGTGTATCAGGAGGTATCCAAGTCTATATGGCAGTGACCACATCGTACAGTCCTGTGTGGCTGATTTAGGAGTCTCTCTCACTCAGGAAAAGGGGTTTCATCAG ATTGACCTCCACAGCGACATCTCAGGTCTGTTATCAGCTCATCCACAGTCTCCTCTGGTCTCCCTCCACCACCTGAAAGTCGtagaccccattttcccctccATGACCCGTAACCAGTCACTGAACCATCTAATGAAGGCTGCAAATGCTGACGAGTCCAGATTACTCCAACAAACCATTTGTTATCACAAGCAAAACAACTGGAGTTTCTCTATTTCATGGGGCTACTCCGCCCAAGTTTATGAGGCCATCTACCCTCCCAGCATCCTCCGACTGCCCCTCCAGACCTTCAGGCCCTGGATGTTTGCTAAGCCATTTTACATTCTCAATACCCGAATCCCTTCCACAAAAGATCCATGCCAAATACCTCATGTCTTCTTCTTTTATTCCGTTGAGACAATTACTGATATTATTGGACGACAGCACCTTATAGCCACAACCTATACCAGGAGGAGGCCGCGTTTTTTGCCAGCTTGCTCATCAACCGGGAATCATTCTGCTGCCCACATCAACATGATTCGTGTCCTCTCCCCAGTATTGGAGATGCATGACGGG GTTGGAAGAAGAAGGGAATGTTGTGAAGTTGAGTATGAATCACGATCGAATACTACGAATGTGCAGATCCGAGCCTGCGTGGAGGATGAAATAATTCCCTGA
- the LOC113728470 gene encoding uncharacterized protein, translating to METNQQPASEIPSPRGQAGVGDSSDQEHQATSPTLQSRLYECNFCKKGFSNAQALGGHMNIHRKDKAKLKQASMENQRLIDAQGMPNNPLTPSSTSPGNNIASSVAVAEYSGPIIQANSGSWQEEFISGQGSFGAELDLELRLGHEPPKSTVVTGTRKFF from the exons ATGGAAACTAATCAGCAGCCCGCTTCAGAAATCCCCAGCCCCCGGGGGCAGGCTGGAGTGGGGGACAGTTCTGATCAAGAACACCAAGCTACGAGTCCAACCTTACAATCCAGGCTATACGAGTGCAATTTCTGCAAGAAAGGTTTCTCAAACGCTCAAGCACTGGGAGGCCACATGAACATCCACAGGAAAGATAAAGCGAAACTGAAACAAGCTTCAATGGAGAATCAGAGGTTGATTGATGCTCAAGGAATGCCTAATAATCCGTTGACTCCTTCGAGCACTAGTCCTGGAAATAACATAG CATCAAGTGTGGCTGTCGCGGAGTATTCGGGTCCAATTATACAAGCTAATTCCGGAAGCTGGCAAGAAGAGTTTATATCTGGCCAAGGATCTTTTGGTGCCGAGTTGGACCTTGAGCTTAGGCTTGGACATGAGCCTCCGAAATCAACGGTTGTTACGGGAACAAGAAAGTTCTTCTGA
- the LOC113729373 gene encoding tropinone reductase homolog At2g29260, chloroplastic isoform X2, whose amino-acid sequence MYTTSLLVRQPCQAASPPLKTHPLHLRCPQPTLHCSTPSARHAIVEELAGLGATVHTCARNDAELCSCLKKWKDGEESFQVTGSVCDVSSRADRQRLGDTVSSLFNGKLNILVNNVGTNIRKPIVDITAEEFSALVATNFESVFHLCQLAYPLLKASGSGSVVFTSSVSGFVSLKSMSVQGATKGAINQLTRSLACEWANDNIRSNAVAPWYIKTSMVEQVLSNREYLEEVYDRTPLHRLGDPAEVSSLVAFLCLPASSYITGQIICVDGGMSVNGFCPRTY is encoded by the exons ATGTACACTACTAGTCTACTAGTCCGACAACCGTGCCAAGCAGCGTCTCCACCGCTAAAAACCCATCCTCTCCACCTTCGATGCCCACAACCAACGTTACATTGTTCAACTCCTTCAG CAAGGCATGCTATTGTGGAGGAATTGGCTGGGCTTGGAGCCACCGTGCATACGTGTGCCCGCAACGACGCTGAGCTCTGCAGctgtttgaagaaatggaaagaTGGTGAGGAGTCTTTTCAGGTCACTGGGTCAGTTTGCGATGTGTCATCTAGAGCCGATCGTCAGAGGTTAGGGGATACTGTTTCGTCCTTGTTCAATGGGAAGCTCAACATTCTT GTAAATAATGTTGGCACCAATATCCGAAAACCTATTGTTGATATCACAGCAGAAGAATTCTCTGCTCTGGTCGCAACGAATTTTGAATCTGTTTTCCACTTGTGCCAACTGGCATATCCCCTTTTGAAAGCATCAGGATCAGGAAGTGTTGTGTTTACATCTTCTGTCTCTGGTTTTGTGTCCTTGAAGTCCATGTCTGTTCAAGGAGCCACCAAAG GAGCAATTAATCAACTGACAAGAAGTTTAGCATGTGAGTGGGCAAATGACAACATCAGGAGCAATGCAGTCGCACCGTGGTACATCAAGACCTCAATGGTGGAGCAA GTGTTGAGTAATAGAGAATATCTTGAAGAAGTATATGATCGAACTCCACTCCACCGTCTTGGAGATCCGGCTGAGGTCTCAtctcttgttgcattcctctgtCTACCAGCATCATCGTACATTACTGGCCAGATAATATGCGTCGATGGAGGGATGTCCGTGAATGGCTTCTGCCCTCGTACGTACTAG
- the LOC113729373 gene encoding tropinone reductase homolog At5g06060 isoform X1 — translation MYTTSLLVRQPCQAASPPLKTHPLHLRCPQPTLHCSTPSGTKTSVANCLCLGLRASSATLPPSSRASRWSLGGMTALVTGGTRGIGHAIVEELAGLGATVHTCARNDAELCSCLKKWKDGEESFQVTGSVCDVSSRADRQRLGDTVSSLFNGKLNILVNNVGTNIRKPIVDITAEEFSALVATNFESVFHLCQLAYPLLKASGSGSVVFTSSVSGFVSLKSMSVQGATKGAINQLTRSLACEWANDNIRSNAVAPWYIKTSMVEQVLSNREYLEEVYDRTPLHRLGDPAEVSSLVAFLCLPASSYITGQIICVDGGMSVNGFCPRTY, via the exons ATGTACACTACTAGTCTACTAGTCCGACAACCGTGCCAAGCAGCGTCTCCACCGCTAAAAACCCATCCTCTCCACCTTCGATGCCCACAACCAACGTTACATTGTTCAACTCCTTCAGGTACAAAAACCTCAGTCGCCAATTGCTTATGTCTTGGACTCAGAGCATCCAGCGCTACCCTGCCTCCATCAAGCAGGGCCTCCAGATGGTCCCTTGGGGGCATGACTGCTCTAGTCACCGGTGGCACCAGGGGCATCGG GCATGCTATTGTGGAGGAATTGGCTGGGCTTGGAGCCACCGTGCATACGTGTGCCCGCAACGACGCTGAGCTCTGCAGctgtttgaagaaatggaaagaTGGTGAGGAGTCTTTTCAGGTCACTGGGTCAGTTTGCGATGTGTCATCTAGAGCCGATCGTCAGAGGTTAGGGGATACTGTTTCGTCCTTGTTCAATGGGAAGCTCAACATTCTT GTAAATAATGTTGGCACCAATATCCGAAAACCTATTGTTGATATCACAGCAGAAGAATTCTCTGCTCTGGTCGCAACGAATTTTGAATCTGTTTTCCACTTGTGCCAACTGGCATATCCCCTTTTGAAAGCATCAGGATCAGGAAGTGTTGTGTTTACATCTTCTGTCTCTGGTTTTGTGTCCTTGAAGTCCATGTCTGTTCAAGGAGCCACCAAAG GAGCAATTAATCAACTGACAAGAAGTTTAGCATGTGAGTGGGCAAATGACAACATCAGGAGCAATGCAGTCGCACCGTGGTACATCAAGACCTCAATGGTGGAGCAA GTGTTGAGTAATAGAGAATATCTTGAAGAAGTATATGATCGAACTCCACTCCACCGTCTTGGAGATCCGGCTGAGGTCTCAtctcttgttgcattcctctgtCTACCAGCATCATCGTACATTACTGGCCAGATAATATGCGTCGATGGAGGGATGTCCGTGAATGGCTTCTGCCCTCGTACGTACTAG
- the LOC113729382 gene encoding probable protein phosphatase 2C 24 has product MAEICCGVVSESEAASSVCRPSSRAARRRRMEIRRIKFVAHPEDGAENGKKRPRLEIYPAASVSRECDCAVEDQNLVSKVKNGMNKEMTGEFPPILNGAPIFLTAQLASTLLVNSKPFPKFGMASVCGRRRDMEDAVAIRPSFCRGDFEDAALLHYFAVYDGHGCSHVAAKCRERLHELVKEELESREESTEWKNAMERSFIRMDEVVTSSGSLMASNCRCELRTPECDAVGSAAVVAIVTPDKIIVANCGDSRAVLCRNGKAIPLSDDHKPDRPDELNRIQAAGGRVIYWDCPRVQGVLAMSRAIGDNYLKPYVSCVPEVTITDRTAEDDCLILASDGLWDVVSNDTACGVARMCLKKGKGPPCSPGEEVGNENSDKACSDASMLLTKLALARRSADNVSVVVIDLRKDVSRDRLI; this is encoded by the exons ATGGCGGAGATATGTTGCGGAGTGGTGAGTGAGAGCGAGGCGGCGTCGTCGGTTTGCAGGCCGAGTTCCAGAGCGGCGAGGCGGAGGAGAATGGAGATCCGGAGGATCAAGTTTGTAGCGCACCCGGAGGATGGTGCGGAGAACGGAAAGAAGCGGCCGAGGCTGGAGATATATCCGGCTGCGTCGGTTTCGCGGGAGTGCGATTGCGCTGTCGAGGATCAAAATCTTGTCTCCAAGGTGAAAAACGGAATGAATAAGGAGATGACCGGCGAGTTCCCCCCGATTTTGAATGGTGCTCCGATTTTTTTGACTGCACAATTAGCATCGACGCTGCTTGTCAATTCCAAACCGTTCCCAAAGTTCGGAATGGCGTCGGTTTGCGGGAGGCGGAGAGATATGGAAGACGCGGTGGCGATTCGGCCTTCGTTTTGCCGCGGAGACTTTGAAGACGCCGCTCTGCTTCATTATTTCGCCGTCTATGACGGTCACGGATGCTCTCAT GTGGCGGCAAAGTGTAGAGAGCGGTTGCACGAGCTGGTGAAGGAAGAGCTAGAGAGCAGAGAAGAAAGTACGGAATGGAAAAATGCAATGGAGCGAAGCTTCATTCGTATGGACGAGGTAGTTACATCCAGCGGCAGCTTGATGGCCTCCAACTGCCGCTGCGAGCTTCGAACGCCCGAATGCGACGCAGTTGGATCGGCCGCCGTCGTAGCAATTGTAACTCCAGATAAGATCATTGTGGCCAATTGTGGTGATTCTCGTGCCGTCCTTTGCCGTAATGGCAAGGCCATCCCCCTCTCTGACGATCATAAG CCGGATCGGCCAGATGAACTGAATCGGATACAAGCCGCCGGTGGGCGTGTAATTTATTGGGATTGTCCACGTGTCCAAGGAGTTCTTGCCATGTCACGCGCCATAG GTGACAATTATTTGAAGCCATATGTGAGCTGTGTGCCGGAGGTGACGATCACAGATCGGACGGCGGAGGATGACTGTTTGATATTGGCAAGTGATGGATTATGGGACGTGGTGTCGAACGACACCGCATGCGGGGTGGCTCGGATGTGTCTGAAGAAGGGGAAAGGACCACCGTGTTCGCCGGGGGAGGAGGTGGGGAATGAGAATTCAGACAAGGCTTGTTCTGATGCATCAATGCTCTTAACAAAGCTGGCTTTGGCTAGGAGGAGCGCCGACAACGTCAGTGTTGTCGTAATCGATCTGAGGAAGGACGTGTCCAGAGATAGATTGATTTAg
- the LOC113729393 gene encoding methylsterol monooxygenase 2-2 isoform X2, protein MAASLLESGWTYLITHFSDFQLACLGSFFLHESVFFLSGLPCIYLERAGWLSKYKIQTKNNTPAAQEKCISRLLLYHFCVNLPVMVFSYPVFRYMGMRSSLPLPSWKVISTQILFYFILEDFVFYWGHRILHTKWLYKHVHSVHHEVLETVEAHCGYHFPWSLSNFLPLYGGADFHDYHHRLLYTKSGNYSSTFVYMDWIFGTDKGYRKLKALKSYGDEAAGKDI, encoded by the exons ATGGCTGCTTCCCTCCTTGAATCTGGTTGGACG TATTTGATTACTCACTTCAGTGACTTTCAGCTGGCCTGTCTTGGAAGTTTCTTTCTTCATGAAAGTGTCTTCTTCTTGTCTGGCCTTCCTTGCATTTATCTTGAAAGGGCTGGATGGCTAAGCAAGTATAAAATTCAG ACAAAAAATAACACCCCTGCTGCTCAGGAGAAATGTATCAGTCGTCTGCTGCTGTACCATTTTTGTGTCAACCTGCCAGTGATGGTTTTCTCCTATCCTGTCTTCAGATACATGGGGATGAGAAGTAGCCTTCCATTGCCGTCCTG GAAAGTAATCTCAACACAGATTTTGTTCTACTTCATTCTGGAGGATTTTGTATTCTACTGGGGACATAGAATTTTACATACTAAGTGGCTCTACAAACATGTCCACAGTGTTCATCACGA AGTCCTTGAGACCGTCGAGGCGCATTGTGGTTATCATTTTCCATGGAGTCTCTCAAATTTCTTACCCTTATATGGGGG TGCTGATTTTCATGATTATCATCATCGACTGCTCTATACAAAGTCTGGCAACTACTCATCAACCTTTGTTTACATGGACTG GATATTTGGCACTGACAAAGGTTACAGAAAATTGAAGGCATTGAAGAGCTATGGAGATGAAGCTGCTGGCAAAGATATATGA
- the LOC113729393 gene encoding methylsterol monooxygenase 2-2 isoform X3 translates to MAASLLESGWTTKNNTPAAQEKCISRLLLYHFCVNLPVMVFSYPVFRYMGMRSSLPLPSWKVISTQILFYFILEDFVFYWGHRILHTKWLYKHVHSVHHEYATPFGLTSEYAHPAEILFLGFATIIGPAITGPHLITLWLWMMLRVLETVEAHCGYHFPWSLSNFLPLYGGADFHDYHHRLLYTKSGNYSSTFVYMDWIFGTDKGYRKLKALKSYGDEAAGKDI, encoded by the exons ATGGCTGCTTCCCTCCTTGAATCTGGTTGGACG ACAAAAAATAACACCCCTGCTGCTCAGGAGAAATGTATCAGTCGTCTGCTGCTGTACCATTTTTGTGTCAACCTGCCAGTGATGGTTTTCTCCTATCCTGTCTTCAGATACATGGGGATGAGAAGTAGCCTTCCATTGCCGTCCTG GAAAGTAATCTCAACACAGATTTTGTTCTACTTCATTCTGGAGGATTTTGTATTCTACTGGGGACATAGAATTTTACATACTAAGTGGCTCTACAAACATGTCCACAGTGTTCATCACGA GTATGCAACACCATTTGGACTGACCTCTGAATATGCTCACCCTGCTGAAATTTTGTTCCTTGGGTTTGCTACAATAATTGGTCCTGCCATCACTGGGCCCCATTTGATTACACTCTGGCTGTGGATGATGCTTAGAGTCCTTGAGACCGTCGAGGCGCATTGTGGTTATCATTTTCCATGGAGTCTCTCAAATTTCTTACCCTTATATGGGGG TGCTGATTTTCATGATTATCATCATCGACTGCTCTATACAAAGTCTGGCAACTACTCATCAACCTTTGTTTACATGGACTG GATATTTGGCACTGACAAAGGTTACAGAAAATTGAAGGCATTGAAGAGCTATGGAGATGAAGCTGCTGGCAAAGATATATGA
- the LOC113729393 gene encoding methylsterol monooxygenase 2-2 isoform X1, whose translation MAASLLESGWTYLITHFSDFQLACLGSFFLHESVFFLSGLPCIYLERAGWLSKYKIQTKNNTPAAQEKCISRLLLYHFCVNLPVMVFSYPVFRYMGMRSSLPLPSWKVISTQILFYFILEDFVFYWGHRILHTKWLYKHVHSVHHEYATPFGLTSEYAHPAEILFLGFATIIGPAITGPHLITLWLWMMLRVLETVEAHCGYHFPWSLSNFLPLYGGADFHDYHHRLLYTKSGNYSSTFVYMDWIFGTDKGYRKLKALKSYGDEAAGKDI comes from the exons ATGGCTGCTTCCCTCCTTGAATCTGGTTGGACG TATTTGATTACTCACTTCAGTGACTTTCAGCTGGCCTGTCTTGGAAGTTTCTTTCTTCATGAAAGTGTCTTCTTCTTGTCTGGCCTTCCTTGCATTTATCTTGAAAGGGCTGGATGGCTAAGCAAGTATAAAATTCAG ACAAAAAATAACACCCCTGCTGCTCAGGAGAAATGTATCAGTCGTCTGCTGCTGTACCATTTTTGTGTCAACCTGCCAGTGATGGTTTTCTCCTATCCTGTCTTCAGATACATGGGGATGAGAAGTAGCCTTCCATTGCCGTCCTG GAAAGTAATCTCAACACAGATTTTGTTCTACTTCATTCTGGAGGATTTTGTATTCTACTGGGGACATAGAATTTTACATACTAAGTGGCTCTACAAACATGTCCACAGTGTTCATCACGA GTATGCAACACCATTTGGACTGACCTCTGAATATGCTCACCCTGCTGAAATTTTGTTCCTTGGGTTTGCTACAATAATTGGTCCTGCCATCACTGGGCCCCATTTGATTACACTCTGGCTGTGGATGATGCTTAGAGTCCTTGAGACCGTCGAGGCGCATTGTGGTTATCATTTTCCATGGAGTCTCTCAAATTTCTTACCCTTATATGGGGG TGCTGATTTTCATGATTATCATCATCGACTGCTCTATACAAAGTCTGGCAACTACTCATCAACCTTTGTTTACATGGACTG GATATTTGGCACTGACAAAGGTTACAGAAAATTGAAGGCATTGAAGAGCTATGGAGATGAAGCTGCTGGCAAAGATATATGA